The Candidatus Eisenbacteria bacterium genome contains the following window.
GACGACATCGCCGCCGCCCCCCTCGAGATGAAAAACGCCGTCGGCGGTGAGATCGTCCTCGAAAGGTTTGGCCCAGGGCGCCTTGAAGTAGAGCGCGTTGGTGAGAACCGCCACGAGAGGCAGATCCGTTCCGAATCCTTCGGGAATCAGTTCCTCGATGCGGGAAGCGGTGTGGTCCGACACCCAATCGTTGATCACGTCGCGGGCCGATTCCTTCGCCCCGTTCAGGTCGAGCAGCTCCACGCCGGCTCCGTAATTCACGGCTAAAACATCTAGATAGTCTTCGAGATAGTCGTACCCGGTCTGTCCCCAGAACGCGTTGGCGACGTGCAGCTCCACCGGGTCCTCCCCCCCCGAGGCGGGAAGGGCGCGGCCGTCCAGAATCAGCCCGATCTCGTTGAAGGCGTTGTGGGTCCGCTCCTGGTCCGGGTCATAGAGGAGCGCGGACGTCATCTCCGTCTCCGTCTCCCCGCGGGCGCCCGCCCAGGTCATGGCGAAAGCGCTCCGGATGCTGTAGGGGGAGAAGAGCAGGTTTCCGCCCGCGTCGAAAGACTGAAGAAGCGCGAGCGTAAAGCCGTGGTTCCCCTCCACCAGCGACCGCAGTTCCTCGGTGGTGGCGTCCGGCGCGAGGTTGCGATCCAGTCCGGAATGGAGGGTGGACCACGAAGCGTCTCCTCCGGAGGGACCGCCGCCGGAGTCGTCGCATCCCGCGAGAAACGGGGCGAGAAGGAGGATCAGCGCGGCGAGGATCGGGAAACGGAAACTCTTGCGGCGGTCGGGAGTGTTCATGTTCGGCCTCCGGGCGGGGAAGGGCGCCTGCATGATTGATGTTTTCACTTTAACACGACTCGAGGAAAACGAACAGGCCGAACAAGCGCCGGGGCAAGAGTTTTCGCGGGGTCAGGGGCGGCGGGACCGGAAGATCCGGTCGGCGCGGCGGCTCCAGAAATTGGTCCCCTCCTCCGGAATGCCGGCCAGCACGCCCCCGCCGCGGATCGTCTCCGGGTCGGCGCGCCAGATCGGATAGGGGAGGCCGCCGAGAACCCGATTGAAGAGGAAGGCCTGGGCCACGAGCAGGAGCACGGCGGCGAGGAGCCCGATCGATTTGACCGGTTCGTTCATGAAGCCCATGGCGGCGAGGAGGGCCGTCGCCGCGGCGGGCGGGTGCGCGGCGCGAAGGACGATCATCCCCGCGGCGGCCGCGCCCATGGCGAGGGCGATCGCCGCCACGCGCGAACCGTTCATAACCAAAGGATTATGGAGCCCCGCCTCCGGTCGGAGCGCGCCGACGACGGCGAGCGCCGCGAGACCGGAAAACAGGGAGAGGCCGTGGGCGAGGACCACGCTCCGCGGAGAGGCGCTCGCCGAGAGAGGCGCGTAGAAAAGGATGAACGCCGACGGACCGAGGGGCGGGAAGAGGAGAGGGAAGCGGGTCCGGTACGCGGCCAGTGTGATGATCGCCAGGGCCGTGGCGGCGGAGAGAAACGTGAAAAGGAGGATCGCGGTCCCGCGGTTCCCGGCGCTCCGAACGCGGTAGCCGAAACGCATCCGGCT
Protein-coding sequences here:
- a CDS encoding serpin family protein, yielding MNTPDRRKSFRFPILAALILLLAPFLAGCDDSGGGPSGGDASWSTLHSGLDRNLAPDATTEELRSLVEGNHGFTLALLQSFDAGGNLLFSPYSIRSAFAMTWAGARGETETEMTSALLYDPDQERTHNAFNEIGLILDGRALPASGGEDPVELHVANAFWGQTGYDYLEDYLDVLAVNYGAGVELLDLNGAKESARDVINDWVSDHTASRIEELIPEGFGTDLPLVAVLTNALYFKAPWAKPFEDDLTADGVFHLEGGGGDVVAPMMRREETFGWYADDRCRAVELAYRGGGLSMVLILPEEGTLDAFVSSLDGDRLGEILDGIDSAFVSVTLPRFSFESSFELKETLIGLGMSDPFAPGADFSGMMAGRDIWIDEAYHKTFIAVDEKGTEAAAATAVVLVERGGAENVFTADHPFLFLIRDRETGLILFCGRVIDPAA
- a CDS encoding HPP family protein, producing the protein MTRAPSGPPAPQGTPLFRLVALGSRMRFGYRVRSAGNRGTAILLFTFLSAATALAIITLAAYRTRFPLLFPPLGPSAFILFYAPLSASASPRSVVLAHGLSLFSGLAALAVVGALRPEAGLHNPLVMNGSRVAAIALAMGAAAAGMIVLRAAHPPAAATALLAAMGFMNEPVKSIGLLAAVLLLVAQAFLFNRVLGGLPYPIWRADPETIRGGGVLAGIPEEGTNFWSRRADRIFRSRRP